Proteins encoded in a region of the Coregonus clupeaformis isolate EN_2021a chromosome 9, ASM2061545v1, whole genome shotgun sequence genome:
- the LOC121574479 gene encoding cyclin-dependent kinase 2-associated protein 1 isoform X1: MSLGMSYKPNVHQHIPGTSGNQVGNIQSPSAANLATLQSYRPLVNDVYAPPSLGFTQGSSSSQVPQSKYSELLAIIEELGKEIRPTYAGSKSAMERIKRGIIHARGLVRECLAETERNARS; this comes from the exons ATGTCTCTGGGAATGTCTTACAAACCCAATGTCCACCAGCACATTCCAGGAACTTCCGGGAACCAGG TTGGAAACATCCAGTCTCCGTCAGCAGCCAACTTGGCCACGTTGCAGTCCTACAGGCCGCTGGTGAACGATGTTTACGCACCACCCTCCTTGGGCTTTACACAG GGATCCAGCAGCAGCCAGGTGCCCCAGAGTAAGTATTCAGAGCTGCTGGCCATCATCGAGGAGCTGGGGAAGGAGATCCGGCCCACCTACGCCGGCAGCAAGAGCGCCATGGAGAGAATAAAACGAG GTATCATCCATGCCAGGGGACTGGTGCGGGAGTGCTTGGCAGAGACTGAGAGAAACGCCAGGTCCTAA
- the LOC121574479 gene encoding cyclin-dependent kinase 2-associated protein 1 isoform X2, giving the protein MDASPNPQTKTVGNIQSPSAANLATLQSYRPLVNDVYAPPSLGFTQGSSSSQVPQSKYSELLAIIEELGKEIRPTYAGSKSAMERIKRGIIHARGLVRECLAETERNARS; this is encoded by the exons ATGGATGCTTCTCCAAATCCCCAGACAAAGACAG TTGGAAACATCCAGTCTCCGTCAGCAGCCAACTTGGCCACGTTGCAGTCCTACAGGCCGCTGGTGAACGATGTTTACGCACCACCCTCCTTGGGCTTTACACAG GGATCCAGCAGCAGCCAGGTGCCCCAGAGTAAGTATTCAGAGCTGCTGGCCATCATCGAGGAGCTGGGGAAGGAGATCCGGCCCACCTACGCCGGCAGCAAGAGCGCCATGGAGAGAATAAAACGAG GTATCATCCATGCCAGGGGACTGGTGCGGGAGTGCTTGGCAGAGACTGAGAGAAACGCCAGGTCCTAA